The following proteins are co-located in the Haloplanus sp. HW8-1 genome:
- a CDS encoding aspartate kinase yields MRVVAKFGGTSLGSGDRIERAADTVAKAVEEGHEVAIVASAMGSTTDELLDEITFEAEDTDRAEIVSMGERTSVRMLKAALASRGVDAMFVEPGSAAWPIITDEFGEVDAEETLKRARSLADDLDTVVPVITGFLAQTLDGKVTTLGRGGSDTTAVMLGKFMDADEVVIVTDVEGVMTGDPRVVEGARNVGHITVDELRNLSFRGAEVVAPSALSYKDEDLTVRVVHYQHGDLLTGGTRIEGQFQNLIDMQDEPLACITVAGRALRNRPGILADLTNALRGENINIDAVASGMDSVTFYVNDDISEDAEYVLHEQVVNDETLSSVTVENQFAVIRVTGGELPNRPGIILDIVQPVSEAGINIHDLITSATSVAIFVDWDDREETLEIVQEQTI; encoded by the coding sequence ATGCGCGTAGTGGCGAAGTTCGGCGGCACCTCGCTCGGCAGCGGTGACCGCATCGAACGCGCGGCCGACACCGTCGCGAAGGCCGTCGAGGAGGGTCACGAGGTGGCCATCGTCGCCAGCGCCATGGGGTCGACGACCGACGAACTCCTCGACGAGATCACCTTCGAGGCGGAGGATACCGACCGCGCGGAGATCGTCAGCATGGGTGAGCGGACGAGCGTCCGGATGCTGAAGGCTGCGCTGGCGTCCCGCGGCGTCGACGCCATGTTCGTCGAACCCGGCTCGGCGGCGTGGCCGATCATCACCGACGAGTTCGGCGAGGTCGACGCCGAGGAGACGCTGAAACGCGCCCGGTCGCTCGCCGACGACCTGGACACCGTCGTCCCCGTCATCACGGGCTTTCTCGCCCAGACCCTCGACGGGAAGGTGACAACCCTCGGTCGCGGCGGCAGCGACACCACCGCCGTCATGCTCGGCAAGTTCATGGACGCCGACGAGGTGGTCATCGTCACCGACGTGGAGGGCGTCATGACCGGCGACCCACGCGTCGTCGAGGGTGCCCGCAACGTCGGCCACATCACCGTCGACGAACTCCGGAACCTCTCCTTTCGCGGCGCCGAGGTGGTCGCACCGAGCGCCCTCTCCTACAAAGACGAGGACCTGACGGTCCGGGTCGTCCACTATCAGCACGGCGACCTGCTGACCGGCGGCACGCGCATCGAGGGCCAGTTCCAGAACCTCATCGACATGCAGGACGAACCGCTGGCCTGCATCACCGTCGCCGGTCGCGCCCTGCGCAACCGACCGGGCATCCTCGCCGACCTCACCAACGCCTTGCGCGGCGAGAACATCAACATCGACGCCGTCGCCAGCGGGATGGACTCGGTCACCTTCTACGTCAACGACGACATCTCCGAGGACGCCGAGTACGTCCTCCACGAACAGGTCGTCAACGACGAGACGCTCTCGTCGGTGACCGTCGAGAACCAGTTCGCCGTCATCCGGGTCACGGGCGGCGAACTCCCCAACCGTCCCGGGATCATCCTCGACATCGTCCAACCCGTCTCGGAGGCCGGCATCAACATCCACGACCTCATCACCTCGGCCACCTCCGTCGCCATCTTCGTCGACTGGGACGACCGCGAGGAGACCCTCGAAATCGTCCAGGAACAGACGATCTGA